In one Lolium rigidum isolate FL_2022 chromosome 3, APGP_CSIRO_Lrig_0.1, whole genome shotgun sequence genomic region, the following are encoded:
- the LOC124695493 gene encoding uncharacterized protein LOC124695493: MAPPPPQPPSAAAAAAASPAPVDALFLQNLMSRVQLRPPFLDTNSFLTQDLDDFLLNEFAALSAAAGDSDHDDDDEEEEGLSDGEGSGEARRRRTLSREETKLEKEIVRMVLAGDADEALKPNSGQSVAVGDHHVCVGFHDDTGGEYRVWEWHGHVMLFDDEDGYSAEYIYGNHFEPLAAATARAKQKDKEKREKDLTSGLRDLIVGDGDTTASSNGLKLSGKGGGHRVVRRNVVNAPAAPAR, from the exons ATGGCCCCTCCCCCGCCGcaaccgccctccgccgccgccgccgccgccgcctccccggcgCCCGTCGACGCGCTCTTCCTCCAGAACCTCATGAGCCGCGTCCAGCTCCGCCCGCCCTTCCTCGACACCAACTCCTTCCTCACCCAGGACCTCGACGACTTCCTCCTCAACGAGTTCGCCGCGCTCTCCGCCGCCGCGGGCGACTCCGaccacgatgatgacgacgaagaagaagagggccTCTCCGACGGGGAGGGCTCCGGGGAGGCCAGGCGGCGCCGCACGCTGTCCAGGGAGGAGACCAAGCTGGAGAAGGAGATCGTCAGGATGGTGCTCGCCGGGGACGCGGACGAGGCCCTCAAGCCCAACTCGGGCCAGTCCGTGGCCGTCGGCGACCACCACGTCTGCGTCGGCTTCCACGACGACACCGGCGGCGAGTACCGCGTCTGGGAGTGGCACGGCCACGTCATGCTCTTCGACGACGAGGACGGCTACTCCGCCGAGTACATCTACGGGAACCACTTCgagccgctcgccgccgccaccgccagggccAAGCAGAAGGACAAGGAGAAGAGGGAGAAGGACCTCACCTCCGGCCTCCGGGATTTGATCGTGGGGGATGGGGACACTACTGCTAGTAGTAATGGCCTCAAGTTGAGTGGCAAAGGCGGAGGGCACAGGGTGGTGCGCAGGAACGTCGTCAACGCCCCCGCAGCGCCTGCGAG ATAA